One Campylobacter pinnipediorum subsp. caledonicus genomic window carries:
- the cmoA gene encoding carboxy-S-adenosyl-L-methionine synthase CmoA: protein MKDKIFTKPIDKQFEFDSSVASVFDDMIGRSVPFYDVSLGLIADILSKLLPSNAKLIDLGCSTATSLISIYNLRDDLRLFGVDNSEAMIQLASQKSKAYGAGIDLKVCDILEYELDNFDAVLLNYTLQFIRPIKRETLVKNIYNGLNDNGFFIFSEKIIYEDKKFAKQMIEIYEQYKENQGYSRYEISQKREALENVLIPYTEEENKTLVLKAGFKRVESIFKWGNFMSFIAFK from the coding sequence ATGAAAGATAAGATTTTTACAAAACCGATAGATAAACAATTTGAGTTTGATTCATCTGTTGCTAGTGTTTTTGATGATATGATAGGTAGAAGCGTTCCATTTTATGATGTATCTTTAGGGCTTATAGCTGATATTTTATCTAAACTTTTGCCAAGTAATGCAAAGCTAATAGACCTTGGTTGTTCAACAGCCACAAGCTTGATATCTATTTATAATTTAAGAGATGATTTGAGATTATTTGGTGTTGATAATTCAGAAGCCATGATACAACTCGCATCACAAAAATCAAAAGCTTATGGTGCTGGAATTGATCTGAAAGTATGTGATATATTGGAATATGAGCTTGATAATTTTGATGCTGTTTTGTTAAATTATACATTGCAATTTATAAGACCAATAAAAAGAGAAACACTTGTAAAAAATATCTATAATGGTTTAAATGATAATGGATTTTTTATTTTTAGTGAGAAAATTATCTATGAAGATAAAAAATTTGCAAAACAGATGATTGAAATATACGAACAATATAAAGAAAATCAAGGTTACTCTCGTTATGAAATTTCTCAAAAAAGAGAAGCTCTTGAAAATGTATTAATTCCATATACTGAAGAAGAGAATAAAACCCTAGTTTTAAAAGCTGGATTTAAAAGAGTTGAGAGTATTTTTAAGTGGGGTAATTTTATGAGTTTTATAGCTTTTAAGTAA
- a CDS encoding bifunctional riboflavin kinase/FAD synthetase encodes MPNFSTLLTKDNITAVAIGHFDGIHKGHKELLKHLGEYGGLVVIDKNFANITPRLKRAEYSNYPCFLYEFEDIKSLSGYDFIKLLKKDFKHLNKIVVGFDFRFGKDRAWNRYDLKDMFDGEVVIVDEYCFDGIGVHSSIIRELIKKGSIQRANMFLGREYSIEGEVISGQGIGSKKLVATLNLRDLGYVLPSDGVYATKTKIGNKIFGSVTFIGDRLSTDGKFSLETHIIDEMIEHAPKKVSVCFISKLRNNIKFESLEELKKAIQEDINNARIISLACKLSL; translated from the coding sequence ATGCCGAATTTTTCTACGCTTTTAACAAAAGATAATATAACCGCGGTCGCAATTGGTCATTTTGATGGAATTCACAAAGGTCATAAAGAGCTTTTAAAACATCTTGGGGAGTATGGCGGACTTGTTGTTATAGATAAGAATTTTGCAAATATAACTCCAAGGCTAAAAAGGGCTGAGTATTCTAATTATCCCTGTTTTTTGTATGAATTTGAAGATATAAAATCTCTTTCTGGTTATGATTTTATAAAGCTTTTAAAAAAAGATTTTAAGCATTTAAATAAAATTGTTGTTGGATTTGACTTTAGATTTGGAAAAGATAGAGCTTGGAATAGGTATGATTTAAAAGATATGTTTGATGGCGAAGTTGTTATCGTTGATGAATATTGTTTTGATGGCATTGGTGTTCATAGTTCTATTATTAGAGAGCTTATAAAAAAAGGTAGCATACAAAGAGCAAATATGTTTTTGGGTAGAGAGTATTCAATAGAGGGTGAAGTTATAAGTGGTCAAGGAATAGGTTCTAAAAAACTTGTAGCTACACTTAATTTACGTGATTTGGGATATGTTTTGCCTAGCGATGGCGTGTATGCCACCAAGACAAAAATAGGAAATAAGATATTTGGCTCTGTAACATTTATAGGAGATAGGCTTAGCACTGATGGTAAGTTTAGTTTAGAAACTCATATTATAGATGAAATGATAGAGCATGCTCCAAAAAAAGTTTCTGTTTGTTTTATATCAAAATTAAGAAATAATATTAAATTTGAAAGCTTGGAAGAGCTAAAAAAAGCAATACAAGAAGATATAAATAATGCGAGAATAATATCTCTTGCTTGCAAGTTATCATTATAG
- a CDS encoding TlyA family RNA methyltransferase codes for MRADIFVSTKLGISRNKASELIKNSKVMFDGEILSKPAFEIENADIKLLDEIYVGRGALKLKGFLKCLNLDLKGKNALDVGSSTGGFMQILLENGIDKVVGIDVGKDQLDKSLRDDSRVEIYEETDIREFKNDNKFDIITCDVSFISILQILKDIDRFMSVDSTAILLFKPQYEVGKGVKRNKKGVVVDKKSIGLTMKNFERECANLGWILIETKECELKGKEGNAEFFYAFNKR; via the coding sequence ATGAGAGCTGATATCTTTGTGTCAACAAAGCTTGGTATAAGTAGAAATAAAGCAAGCGAACTTATAAAAAACTCAAAAGTTATGTTTGATGGTGAAATTTTATCAAAACCTGCTTTTGAGATAGAAAATGCTGATATCAAGCTTTTAGATGAAATTTATGTTGGTCGTGGAGCTTTAAAGTTAAAAGGTTTTTTAAAGTGTCTTAACTTAGATTTAAAAGGTAAAAATGCTCTTGATGTAGGAAGCTCTACCGGTGGTTTTATGCAAATTTTGCTTGAAAATGGCATTGATAAAGTCGTAGGAATCGATGTAGGTAAAGATCAGCTTGATAAAAGTCTAAGAGACGATAGTCGTGTTGAAATTTATGAAGAAACTGATATTAGAGAGTTTAAAAATGATAATAAATTTGATATTATAACCTGCGATGTTTCTTTTATATCTATTTTGCAAATTTTAAAAGATATTGATAGATTTATGTCTGTTGATTCAACTGCTATTTTGTTATTTAAACCACAATATGAAGTTGGAAAAGGTGTTAAGAGAAATAAAAAAGGAGTTGTTGTAGATAAAAAATCTATAGGGCTTACTATGAAAAATTTTGAACGTGAATGTGCAAATTTAGGTTGGATACTTATTGAAACAAAAGAGTGTGAGTTAAAGGGAAAGGAAGGAAATGCCGAATTTTTCTACGCTTTTAACAAAAGATAA
- the ligA gene encoding NAD-dependent DNA ligase LigA, with protein sequence MVKISGQNDYEKSIEILNKWAKAYYTDDKPLASDEEYDELYHKVLEYEKQNPSKVSIFSPTNKIGGEISDKFSKASHIKQMWSMEDIFSKDELIAWLKRGDKCRFSFVVEPKFDGASLNLLYENGILVKAITRGDGLVGEDVTQNAKVIKSIPLSIDYKGKIEIRGEVVIKKSDFDALNEQRAKNSEQLLSNPRNAAAGSLRQLDSKITASRRLLFVPWGVGEHELGFKKHSDIMDFIKKLGFYFDDFFKIAYNVDEIYKCYEELLSLRDEKPILMDGMVVRVDELDGSNDLGYTVKFPKFMVAFKFPAIQKTTKLIDVSFQVGRSGVVTPVGVLEEVVIDGARVKSATLHNFDEIQRLGIMKNDYVSIIRSGDVIPKITGVYKDRRDGSELAIERPKYCPKCGSHLLDEGVFVKCQNLECKARVINSIIYYASKKCLNIDGLGDAIVNLLFEKNLIKNITDIYHLKYEDLICLEGFKDKKVKNLLNAIENSKNCDLSRFINGLGCEHIGEVAAKKIAFAFGDNWLNVSYEDVFLLDGFGDEMSKSFIEFIEINKETIINLINIVNPKAVISEVKQSLITDKTFVITGTLSKSRDEIKDMLESFGAKVLSSVSKKTDFVLAGADAGSKLEKALSLGIKVISEDELERMINES encoded by the coding sequence ATGGTAAAAATATCAGGTCAAAATGATTATGAAAAATCCATTGAAATTTTAAACAAATGGGCTAAGGCATACTATACGGATGACAAACCATTAGCTAGCGATGAAGAGTATGATGAGCTTTATCACAAGGTGCTTGAATATGAAAAACAAAATCCAAGTAAGGTTTCTATATTTTCACCAACAAACAAAATAGGTGGAGAGATAAGCGATAAATTTAGTAAAGCAAGCCATATAAAACAAATGTGGAGCATGGAAGATATTTTTAGCAAAGATGAGCTTATTGCTTGGCTAAAAAGAGGGGATAAGTGTAGATTTAGCTTTGTAGTTGAGCCAAAATTTGATGGAGCAAGTTTAAATTTGCTTTATGAAAATGGAATTTTGGTTAAAGCTATAACAAGAGGCGATGGGCTTGTTGGAGAAGATGTAACACAAAACGCAAAGGTTATAAAAAGTATTCCTTTAAGTATTGATTATAAAGGCAAGATAGAAATAAGAGGTGAGGTTGTTATAAAAAAATCTGATTTTGATGCCTTAAACGAGCAAAGAGCAAAAAACTCAGAACAGCTTTTGTCAAATCCAAGAAATGCTGCTGCTGGAAGTTTAAGACAACTTGATAGTAAAATAACTGCCAGCAGAAGACTTTTGTTTGTGCCTTGGGGAGTTGGAGAACATGAGCTAGGGTTTAAAAAACATAGCGATATAATGGATTTTATAAAAAAACTTGGATTTTATTTTGATGATTTTTTTAAGATTGCTTATAATGTTGATGAAATTTATAAGTGTTATGAAGAGCTTTTGAGTTTAAGGGATGAAAAGCCTATTTTAATGGATGGTATGGTTGTTAGAGTTGATGAACTTGATGGCTCAAACGATCTTGGCTATACCGTTAAATTTCCAAAATTTATGGTTGCTTTTAAATTTCCAGCCATACAAAAAACAACAAAACTCATAGATGTATCTTTTCAGGTTGGAAGAAGTGGTGTTGTTACTCCTGTTGGTGTTTTAGAAGAGGTTGTTATAGATGGCGCTAGGGTAAAATCAGCAACACTTCATAATTTTGATGAAATACAAAGACTTGGTATTATGAAAAATGATTATGTTAGTATAATACGCTCAGGCGATGTAATACCAAAGATAACAGGTGTTTATAAAGATAGAAGAGATGGCTCTGAGCTTGCGATAGAGCGTCCTAAGTATTGTCCTAAATGCGGGTCTCATTTGCTTGATGAAGGTGTTTTTGTAAAGTGTCAAAACTTAGAATGCAAAGCAAGGGTTATAAACTCAATTATATATTATGCTTCAAAAAAATGTCTAAATATAGATGGTCTTGGAGATGCGATAGTAAATTTGCTTTTTGAAAAAAATCTCATAAAAAATATAACAGATATCTATCATCTTAAATATGAGGATTTAATCTGTCTTGAAGGCTTCAAAGATAAGAAGGTAAAAAATTTACTAAATGCTATTGAAAATAGTAAAAATTGTGATTTGTCAAGATTTATAAATGGGCTAGGGTGCGAGCATATAGGCGAAGTGGCTGCTAAAAAGATAGCTTTTGCTTTTGGTGATAATTGGTTAAATGTTAGCTATGAAGATGTTTTTTTACTTGATGGTTTTGGTGATGAAATGAGTAAAAGTTTTATTGAATTTATTGAAATTAATAAAGAAACAATAATAAATTTAATAAACATAGTAAACCCAAAAGCTGTAATTAGTGAAGTGAAGCAAAGTTTGATTACAGATAAAACTTTTGTTATAACTGGCACACTTAGTAAATCAAGAGATGAGATAAAAGATATGTTGGAAAGTTTCGGTGCAAAGGTTTTAAGCTCTGTATCTAAAAAAACTGATTTTGTATTGGCTGGGGCAGATGCTGGAAGCAAACTTGAAAAAGCCTTAAGTTTAGGGATTAAGGTTATATCAGAAGATGAATTAGAAAGAATGATAAATGAGAGCTGA
- the folP gene encoding dihydropteroate synthase — translation MTIYKINKESNFDEICKQISPSLSGQDMMKKKSNINFFFIKNIKSPAANILKQDALSVGAELVTNKNTIFGKDEPSNALLIGTDAQLKQLCKKEKLQDFGLKNLSNFLSLKFNKPKKPLIMGVLNINEDSFNPSSRISMEDSLERILKFIEDGADYIDIGGVSSRPGSEYVGRDEEFRRIKDVVDLIYKEKLYDRVKFSLDSFDEYCLEYALDRGFAMINDITSNTELAKLACKYDAEFCMMHMQNDPKTMQNNPRYDDLIREIDSFFEERINKALYNGAKKIFLDVGIGFGKTPEHNLLLMKHLEHFTHFGYPLLVGASRKSVINHYYKSDVKDRLSGSLYLHLKSFENGACVIRTHDVAEHKQLFAMHSAMESVNLW, via the coding sequence ATGACAATTTATAAAATAAATAAAGAATCAAATTTTGATGAAATTTGTAAGCAAATATCTCCAAGCTTATCTGGTCAAGATATGATGAAAAAAAAATCAAATATAAACTTTTTTTTTATTAAAAATATTAAATCTCCAGCGGCAAATATCTTAAAGCAAGATGCATTGAGTGTCGGAGCCGAATTAGTGACAAATAAAAATACTATTTTTGGCAAAGATGAACCAAGTAATGCCTTGCTTATAGGAACTGATGCGCAATTAAAACAACTTTGCAAGAAAGAAAAATTGCAAGATTTTGGCCTTAAAAATTTATCTAATTTCTTATCTTTAAAATTTAACAAACCCAAAAAACCACTAATAATGGGAGTGCTAAATATTAATGAGGATAGCTTTAATCCAAGTAGTCGTATAAGTATGGAAGATAGCTTAGAGAGAATTTTAAAATTCATTGAAGATGGGGCTGATTATATAGATATAGGTGGTGTTAGTTCTAGACCTGGAAGCGAGTATGTTGGAAGAGATGAGGAATTTAGACGTATTAAAGATGTTGTGGATCTTATATATAAAGAAAAATTATATGATAGAGTGAAATTTAGCCTTGATAGTTTTGATGAGTATTGTCTTGAGTATGCACTAGATCGTGGATTTGCTATGATAAATGATATTACATCAAATACTGAATTAGCAAAACTTGCCTGTAAATACGATGCTGAGTTTTGCATGATGCATATGCAAAATGATCCAAAAACTATGCAAAACAATCCCAGATATGATGATTTAATAAGAGAAATTGATAGTTTTTTTGAAGAAAGAATAAATAAGGCGTTGTATAATGGCGCTAAAAAGATATTTTTAGATGTTGGAATAGGTTTTGGTAAGACTCCAGAGCATAATTTGCTTTTAATGAAGCACTTGGAGCATTTTACTCATTTTGGCTATCCATTGCTTGTAGGAGCTAGCAGAAAATCAGTTATAAATCATTATTATAAAAGTGATGTCAAAGATAGACTTAGCGGTAGCTTATATCTTCATCTAAAATCATTTGAAAATGGCGCTTGTGTTATTAGAACCCATGATGTAGCGGAACATAAGCAACTTTTTGCGATGCATAGCGCTATGGAGAGTGTAAATTTATGGTAA